Below is a genomic region from Bacillus mycoides.
TCCAACTGCCCGCCTTGTACTAAAGCACCTGTAGGACAAATATCAATACATTTCGTACAACTTCCACATTGATCTTCTATTGGCCGATCAGGAGGGAATGGAACATTCGTAATCATTTCTCCTAAGTATACATACGAACCAAATTCCGGCGTAATAATAGCGCAGTTCTTACCACTCCATCCAATACCGGCACGCTCTGAAACAGCTCGATCACTTAGCTCCCCTGTATCAACCATTGATTTCACTTCTATATCCGGCAGCTTTTCGATTAAATACGCCTCTAACTTTTGCAAACGATCTCGTAGAACAAGGTGATAATCTTGGCCCCAAGAAGCACGGCAAAAAATCCCACGTCGTTCCCCTCGTTTACTTAATGGTGCATTTTTTAATTTTGAAGGGTATGCTAAAGCAATCGCAATAATTGATTTCGCACCAGGTAACAATAGCTGTGGATTCGTTCTCTTCTCTATATCAGGCTCTTCGAATCCAGACTGATAATTCAATTGTTGTTGCTGGATTAGACGCTGCTTTAATTCCTCAAATGGTGAAGCACTGGCAAAACCTATTTTATCTATACCAATCGTTTTACTATACGCAATTACATCTTGCTTTAATTGTTCAAAGTCCATTTTCAATCGCCTCCACCGATGAATCCATCCCTTATGTAACGACTATATTGGTTATCAATTCACTTTTGGAATAATATTCTTCACTTCTATTTTCGCATACAATTATGATTTTCAAACATTAAAAAACGCAATGCTTCGTTTATCTTAGAAACGAAACACTGCGTTGATCACAATTTATTAGAAAAACATTAAATAAAATTTGGAGCGGGTGAAGAGAATCGAACTCTCGACCAGAGCTTGGAAGGCTCTTGTTTTACCACTAAACTACACCCGCAAATATGAAAAAAATATAAGATATTGAAATAACTTATGTAAAGTAGTATAGCATGTAAAAAAAATCGAAGCAAGAAATTTATCGAAAAAAGTCGAAAAAGTGATGAGATACCTCATCACTTTTTCAATTCTTTATCAATCGCCTTCTTCATACTATCGAAATCAGGGTTTGCAAGATTCCCATTTATATATACTGAAGGAGCACCTTGAACTTTTAATTTTTGAGCACGATCTGAATCTTTACGTACTTTGTCTTTCATTTCTTTACTGTGTAAATCTTTTTTAAACTGTTCTACATTAATTTTCGGAAGCTTTTCTTTCACAATATTAAGAAGTAATTCTTCTGTAATCCATTCTTCCGTATCTTTCTTTTGATTTTGATAAATCTCATCATAGAAAATCCAGAATGAATCTTGATCTTGTTTATAAATTGCTTCACCGGCAGCTGCACCTAAATCAGAGTCTTTTCCGATAAACGGGAAGTTAATAAAATATAACTGCACTTTACCTTTATCAATATACTCTTCTTTTAATCGTGGTAATACTGTTACATCCCAAGTACGACAAGCTGGACATTTAAAGTCTCCAAATTCAACTACCTTAACTGGAGCATCATCTTTCCCTAAAGATTGTTGCGTAGAATAAGCAAACATCTCATTCCCTTTATCTTTCTTGTCATTTATGATGCTATACACAATCGTCCCGATTACAATCAATACTGCGATAGAAAAAACTATACCAAGAGCCATGAGTTTGTTTGATGATTTCATATACATTCCTCTTTAATTTCATATTCTGTATACATCATTGTACACAATACACATAATATCAATACTTACATAGGTCACGCAATGAACACGCTCACATAAATTACAAAAATACAACGTTTGTGACAATATTGTGTCGCCTTTTGTCACAAATTATTAAAAAAAGAAGCTCCTATGTAGGAACTTCTTTTAACTTACTGCTTTTTCACGGGCATTTTTTAACATGGATTGCTCTGTTTTTATATCATGGCGAATTACTAATTTCTCACTAACTGCTTGCACATATTCATCATGATTTATATACCCTTCTTTCTCCATTAGCCTTAAAACTACATTCCGTCTCTCAACTGCTTTATCATAATTTTGTGCAGGTGAGTAATAAGCCGGTGCTTTTACTATAGCAGCCATCATTGCACTTTCAGCCAGTGTTAATTGATCCACTTTTTTACCGAAGTAAAGGTTTGCTGCTTTTTCAATCCCCCATGCGCCTTCTCCGTAGTAAATATTACTTACATACAATTTTAATATCTCATCCTTTGTGAATGTACGTTCAATCTTTTTCGTATAAAAAATTTCTTTCCACTTACGGGAAAATGTACGTTCATTAGATAAGAAAGCATTTTTAGATAACTGCTGTGTAATCGTGCTTCCTCCTTGCACAACACCACCAGCTTTTATATTTTCAATAGACGCCCTGATAATCGCTATATAGTCTAAACCGTTATGATGATAAAACCTTTTATCTTCCGTCGCAATAAATGCGTGTGTTAATGATTCTGGCACCTCTAACTTAGCGGGTACATGTAATTTACTAATATCACTTCGCTCAATCATTACATTTCCAACGAATAATAATGCAAAACTTAACAATAATAATAATATAATGGCTTTATAAAGAAATTTAGTTAATGGATTTAATGCAACTTTTTGATGATAATTCACTCTAGATAATACTCGTTCTTTCATCTCGAACACCTCTTTTCCACACAGCATATAACTCTTAATTTAAGAATACCTTGTTATAAAAGAATATCCCATCGATTTCTCTTACACCTACCTTACAACATTGTAAGGTGTAAAAATGTATTGTATCACAGTCCCTTTTTATCTACTATTCATATGAAATGTTGAATATACATTTATTTATCACACTATTTATAGGAAGTAGGACTCTCCTTAATTTCACTTTATTCTTTTATTATATCAGTTTATACATTTATACTTTTAAACATCTAGCAATCTAATTATATACGATATATCACCATTATACAGAACGAACGTTCTGCAAATCAATACTAGCTTTCGGATTATCTCGCTATTTGTGTGCAGTAAGAATTCTCCCTCAAAACTTGGCTAAAGCTAGGAAATTAGGTGGTAGTTCTGCTTCCTCCACCAATTATTAGCCTACACTTTATTATTGTGACCTTTTTCTGAAACAGTATACATAAAGAAAAGGTTAGCAATTTGAGCTGTCCTCAAATAACTAACCTTTTCTTTACAACCTTCCTATAAGATTATATGGCTGAACTTCCCATGTTTCGTATGGAATAAAATGCATTGCTTTCATCGCATCAAGTGTCCTTGATTTCATATGAGGACGCGTTATATACTCATCAATGTTCTCTTCGTTTAAAGCAACAAATTTAGCCTCTTGTATTTCTTCAGATTGAATTTTTATTTCTCCACTAACATATGCTACTTTAAAAACAACAGCTACAATATGCATAGAAGCATTATAATAAATCCCTGTAACTCCGATAGGCTTCACAGTTAATCCTGTTTCCTCCATTATTTCTCTGCAAACAGCTTGATCGAGCGCTTCCCCTTCTTCTACCTGTCCTCCAGGCATTTCCCACGTATCTGCTCGCCAGTGCACTTTCGTTAAAAGCACCTCATTCTTTTCATTTGTTAAATAACCTGCTACGGCAACAATATGCTTTGGTGTTTTATGCTCCACAGAAATACCTCCTGAAATATGATTATTTAAAATACAAACCTATAACCATATTCCCTAGCAGCTACAAAATACCTTTAATACTTTACCACCTTAATTAACTCCATAAAAAAAGACCCTATCCGTTAAAGGAAAGGGTCTTCTGTCTTATATTATTCCCCTAAGTCTACGTTGTGGTAAACTTGCTGTACATCTTCTAAATCTTCTAATGCATCAACCATTTTTTCAAATTGCACTTGAGCATCTTCAGGAAGTTCTACATCACTTTGTGCAAGCATTGTTAATTCTGCAACTGTAAATTCTTCAACACCAGCACCTTTAAGTGCAGATTGTACTGAATGGAACTGATCAGGTTCAGCATAAACGATAACAGAATCTTCTTCTTCTAGAATGTCACGTGCATCTACATCTGCTTCCATTAAGATTTCAAGAACTTCATCTGATGTTTTACCTTCAAGACCTATAACAGCTGTCGCATCAAACATGTAAGCGACAGAACCGTTTACACCCATGTTACCACTGTTTTTGCTAAATGCAGCACGTACATCTGCTGCAGTACGGTTTACGTTATTTGTCAGTGTATCTACAATTACCATAGATCCGTTTGGTCCAAAGCCTTCATAACGAAGCTCGTCATAGTTTTCTTCTGAACCGCCTTTTGCCTTTTCAATCGCACGGTCAATAATTGTTCTTGGCACGTTGTATGTTTTCGCACGTTCTAATACAACTCTTAACGTTTGGTTTGATTCTGGATCTGGCTCGCCTTGTTTTGCTGCCACATAAATTTCACGTCCAAATTTCGCGTATATACGGCTTGTATTTGCATCTTTTGATGCTTTTTTTTCTTTAATATTGTTCCATTTACGGCCCATACTTTCCACTCTCTTTCCCATTTTAAATCTACATAAAAATATTAATATGAAATATAATGTGTATTCAACACATTTTTAAAAGAAATATAAAAAGTTCATTTTTGATTCATATTACAGACATAATATAAATCACTATCATTTTGTTCTTTCGACAAGTTATATTATACATGAATTCCTAAGTTTATTACGAATTTTAGAATCACATAGCATAATTTAACAAAAAAAACCCTAACATTTCTGTTAGGGTCTTTTTAGGTGACATTTATATAGAGTGCTACCCTTAAAATCCTTTATTTTAAAGCATTTTAAAAATTTTGAGCTTCTTTAAACATGATAAATTAAAATGAAACGGGCCAAAATGGAATCATATTAAATAACTGACACCTTTTACTTTCATTTCTCTCCCTTGATTAAATTTATCATATTTCATTTATTACTGTGATGATTTATTTTATTATTTCTCGCTAAACAATAAGAAACAGGGCAAAGCTGCCATGTCCTTTTAAAGATTTGTTATGTAGTATGTTATGAACTATTCATTATCAAACTAAAGTTATTCCTTTTCATTCCTCTACTAATCCCATAATATTTCCTTAATTACTTTCTATTGCTGTATAATTAAAATAGGAAAAAATTTGAAGAAAAGATGGAGGGAGAATTATGACACATTCAAATGAGAAAAAATCACATGGTTTTAAAGGAATAGGAGAGAAGTTAAACCCAACTATCTATCAAGTGAGATTCATAAAATTGGATGGTCCAATTCAATTTGATTCGTTCCCTAAATTAAAGGAATTAGGGGACTGGTTGAGTACTTCAACGCAAATATGGTCGTGTCACTCAACTATGTACAAGTACAACAGAGAAGAGTTTGAAAAGAAGTTTTTTGAAATTACGAAATTACCAGCTGATAATGTGGTAATTTCAACTGGTGGTATCGGATTTAACTTCATGTCACCAGGGTGGAGAGATTCTCTCTAGAGTGCTCGAAAAAATTCTTGTATATGTAATATTCTACTGAAATTTTATCCTTTTAATACTTCATAGTTTCTTCCAACTGTATCTAAAGTTCGTCACTTACTCACCGCACACTACCCCAACGCACTATTAGTGCTTATTTTGTAGTGTAAAAAAAACACAAAAAAACTCTACACAATTAGTGTAGAGCCTTGATGTTACGCCGTTCGTGATACCGATGGTCGGGGTCGAACCGACACTCCCGAAGGAACACGATTTTGAGTCGGTTTTTTCCGTTATATCATTAGTTATTATCATTTTTTTACAGTCATATTAAGTAATTCTACAGTTAATTGTAGGGTGTTACAGTTAGCCTGTTCACACGACTACTATATACTTTACAGTATAATTCTAGCAGACTAGATTTTCAATAAGTTTTTCTACTTTTCTTTTATATAATCATTATTATCTCTATACACCTGTTTCTAATGTAAGTTGGTAAGTATTAGAGGCTTTCCCCTGTCCAACTGTAACAGACAGTATACCCTGTTCTTTCAGTCCTTTTATTGCCTTTGATGTTGTATTACGATTAGCACGTAAATAATCCTGCAACTGGTTATATGATAACTTCACGGGTGCTTTATCCGCTTCTAATTCTTTCATAATATATAGTAACAATAGTTCTGTTTTATCTAAGTTAGTGCGTTTGAATAATGCCAATGTTAGCCTCTTCCCTTGTTCTATCATTTAACACTCATACTAATGATGCCTTACACTTCATATAGTACATATTAATTACTATAAAAACAATAAAAACTTCTCCTTAACTGTGGGATAATATTAAAAAGACTTATGCGTAATTCACATAAGTCTTACTTTTGTTACTCATAATTAATTATTATTTGTCTTCGCAATCACATAAGCTAGAAAACAATTCTTAAAATGATGAACCAATAATGCACTACTCTAAAAAAATAGAATTGATATCTATTAAATATAATAATCAGGATTTTCTTCCATTTTTATTAAAAATTCTTCTAAAGAATCCTCTATTTTCGTTGAACCATAATATATAGGACATTGACCTAATTCATTTTCCTGCTTAAATTTAATTGTTAAAAAGCTAATCTCTGATACTTCAAAAAATACTAGTGATTCTTCATCATCGACATCGTCGAAATTAGGATTATATTCATAAATATCTTGTCTTAAACGAAAATCTGCAACAGAAAATGGGTCCATGAATCTGTTAATAAGAGTCTTATTAGTCTTTAAAAATCCATAGCCAATTTCCTCATAGAAACGTTTTAATTCTTTTGGGAATTGCATTTTCAACAAATCTTCTGCTTCTGCTATCTCTTCTTTTGGTAAAGGATAGAAAATAGGTTTTTGTTTAGAACGGACACTTCTGGCTGCTACAACATATTCTTTCAAAAAATTAAACATAATTTTTACTATCTCCTATTAAAGAAGGGTTATTTTTAACGCTTCCTCAAGCATTGTATTAAA
It encodes:
- the queG gene encoding tRNA epoxyqueuosine(34) reductase QueG, whose translation is MDFEQLKQDVIAYSKTIGIDKIGFASASPFEELKQRLIQQQQLNYQSGFEEPDIEKRTNPQLLLPGAKSIIAIALAYPSKLKNAPLSKRGERRGIFCRASWGQDYHLVLRDRLQKLEAYLIEKLPDIEVKSMVDTGELSDRAVSERAGIGWSGKNCAIITPEFGSYVYLGEMITNVPFPPDRPIEDQCGSCTKCIDICPTGALVQGGQLDSKKCIAFLTQTKGFLPEEYRDKIGNRIYGCDTCQTVCPKNKGMDFHNHPEMEPDPELVKPLLTPLLTISNRDFKEKYGIMSGSWRGKKPLQRNAILALAHFKETAAIPDLIGVMKDDPRPVLRGTAAWALGKIGGDGVGEAIEKAMEREKDEEVLHEMNRGLELLAQKKE
- a CDS encoding DsbA family protein, with the translated sequence MKSSNKLMALGIVFSIAVLIVIGTIVYSIINDKKDKGNEMFAYSTQQSLGKDDAPVKVVEFGDFKCPACRTWDVTVLPRLKEEYIDKGKVQLYFINFPFIGKDSDLGAAAGEAIYKQDQDSFWIFYDEIYQNQKKDTEEWITEELLLNIVKEKLPKINVEQFKKDLHSKEMKDKVRKDSDRAQKLKVQGAPSVYINGNLANPDFDSMKKAIDKELKK
- a CDS encoding transglycosylase domain-containing protein; translation: MKERVLSRVNYHQKVALNPLTKFLYKAIILLLLLSFALLFVGNVMIERSDISKLHVPAKLEVPESLTHAFIATEDKRFYHHNGLDYIAIIRASIENIKAGGVVQGGSTITQQLSKNAFLSNERTFSRKWKEIFYTKKIERTFTKDEILKLYVSNIYYGEGAWGIEKAANLYFGKKVDQLTLAESAMMAAIVKAPAYYSPAQNYDKAVERRNVVLRLMEKEGYINHDEYVQAVSEKLVIRHDIKTEQSMLKNAREKAVS
- a CDS encoding NUDIX hydrolase; its protein translation is MEHKTPKHIVAVAGYLTNEKNEVLLTKVHWRADTWEMPGGQVEEGEALDQAVCREIMEETGLTVKPIGVTGIYYNASMHIVAVVFKVAYVSGEIKIQSEEIQEAKFVALNEENIDEYITRPHMKSRTLDAMKAMHFIPYETWEVQPYNLIGRL
- a CDS encoding YebC/PmpR family DNA-binding transcriptional regulator gives rise to the protein MGRKWNNIKEKKASKDANTSRIYAKFGREIYVAAKQGEPDPESNQTLRVVLERAKTYNVPRTIIDRAIEKAKGGSEENYDELRYEGFGPNGSMVIVDTLTNNVNRTAADVRAAFSKNSGNMGVNGSVAYMFDATAVIGLEGKTSDEVLEILMEADVDARDILEEEDSVIVYAEPDQFHSVQSALKGAGVEEFTVAELTMLAQSDVELPEDAQVQFEKMVDALEDLEDVQQVYHNVDLGE
- a CDS encoding DUF3884 family protein, with amino-acid sequence MTHSNEKKSHGFKGIGEKLNPTIYQVRFIKLDGPIQFDSFPKLKELGDWLSTSTQIWSCHSTMYKYNREEFEKKFFEITKLPADNVVISTGGIGFNFMSPGWRDSL
- a CDS encoding GntR family transcriptional regulator, whose protein sequence is MALFKRTNLDKTELLLLYIMKELEADKAPVKLSYNQLQDYLRANRNTTSKAIKGLKEQGILSVTVGQGKASNTYQLTLETGV
- a CDS encoding SMI1/KNR4 family protein, whose amino-acid sequence is MFNFLKEYVVAARSVRSKQKPIFYPLPKEEIAEAEDLLKMQFPKELKRFYEEIGYGFLKTNKTLINRFMDPFSVADFRLRQDIYEYNPNFDDVDDEESLVFFEVSEISFLTIKFKQENELGQCPIYYGSTKIEDSLEEFLIKMEENPDYYI